DNA from Acidobacteriota bacterium:
TTATCCATTTGGCGGAACCCTCCACGGTCGAAGCCGCGGCGGCGCGCGTCGAGGCGGCTCTCGCCGGCCCCGGCGTCCGTTTCGATTACCTCTGCTGGGATCAGTACGCCGCCATCTCGCAACGCTACGCCGACGACGAAGCCGCGCTGAAGACCTGGCGCCCAGACACGCTGCACGCCATTGAAGCTGGCGACAACCCCGTGGCCGCGCTGGCCGATCGCATCTCGACCGCCATCGCCCGCGCCCACTTGCAGACCATGCAGCGGCTGGGCATCGCCTACGACCTGCTGCCGCGCGAAAGCGAAATCCTGCAGTTGCACCTCTGGGATCACGCGTTCCGCTTGCTGCAGGAGCGCCAGGCGATCCGGCTGGAAACCGAAGGCAAGAACGCCGGCTGCTGGGTCATGGACCGGCCCGGAACGGAAACCGCCGAGGGCGAGGAAGACACCAAGGTGATCGTGCGCTCCAACGGCACCGTCACCTACGTCGCCAAAGATATCGCCTACCAGCTTTGGAAATTCGGCTTGCTGCCCTTGGAGTTCGGCTACACCCCGTTCTACCAATACCCGAACCGTCACATCGCCTGGCGTACGGCGCTCGCGCGTGACCCCGCCGCTCCCGCCTTTGGCCGCGCCGGCTGGGTGTTTAACGTAATTGATACCCGCCAGACCTATTTGCAGGATGTCGTCGTCGATGGCCTCCGCGCCCTGGGCTACGCGCAACAGGCCGAACACAGCGTTCATTTCAGCTATGAGATGGTGGCCCTATCGCCCGCCTGCGCCGCCGAACTCGGCTACGCCGCCGCCGAAGGCGAGAAGCGCGTGGATGTTTCCGGCCGTAAAGGCACCGGCGTCAAGGCCGACGACTTGCTCGACCGCCTCCAGGCGCGCACCCACGAAGAAGTCGCCAAGCGCCATCCCGACATGCCCGCAGCCGCGCAGCGCGACGCCGCCGATGCCATCGCCATTGGCGCACTGCGCTACTTCCTGCTCAAGTTCACACGCAACACAGTCATCGTCTTCGATTTCAAGGAAGCGCTCAATTTCGAAGGCGAAACCGGCCCCTACGTCCAATACGCCGCCGTCCGCGCCCAGAGCATTCTCGACAAAGCCGGCAGCGCGCCGGACGCAACATTTCAGCAATCCTGGTCACACTACCTGAACGAACCCGATCACTGGAATTTACTTTGGCTCGCCGCAGGGCTCGAGCAGGCCGCGCGCAATGCCGTCGAAGCCCGCGAACCCGCCATGCTCGCCAAGTACGCCTTCGAGCTCGCGCGCGCCTTCAACACCTACTACCACCACCACCCCGTCTTGCAGGAACCGGACGCCGATAAGCGCGCGTTTCTGCTCGCCATCGTGCGCCTGACGCAGCGGCGGCTCGCTGAAGCCTTGCAGCTCATGGGCGTTCGGGTACCGCTGGCGATGTAGCTCGCCTCTCAAACCAGCGCGCGATCAGAATATCGGTCGAGGAATAAACCACGATCGAAAGCATAATCACCAGTCCGACCAGGTGCGCCATGTCCTCCGCCGCGGGCGTGGCCAATTCCAGAATCATCAGCCCGTAGACGACCGAGCCGAACCCTTTCGGCCCAAACCAGCCCGCCGCCAGCGTTTCTCCTCTTGAGAGCGCGCTCCCGATCATCGCAATCTCAATCGCCACCATCCGCACCGCCGCCAGCGAGAGCAAAACGAACGCAATCGCCGCCCCGCTCAGTGGTAGAAACAAATTCGGCGCCATCTGCAAGCCGAAGATCAGAATCGCCGCTAGCTTCAGCAGCTCCGTCACTCCTTCGCCAAACTCGTGAAACGCCGCGCGCACCTCCGGGTTGAACCGCGCCACGGCAATGCCGGCCGCAAAAGCTGCCAGAAAAATATTGGCGTGTACGCGCCAGCTCACCGCCAGCACCAGCAAGCCGATGGCAAAGGCATTGAGCGGCCGCAGAATCCCCGCCGCGCCAAAGAAGCGGCTGGCTTCCAGCCGGATCGCCAGCCACGGAATCACGATCCCGATACCCACGCCCGCAGCCAGCTCCACCGCCACCATGCCCAGGCTCGCCGGCTGCAACGCCAGTTCGCCCAGAAAAATCACCACTAGCGGCAGCGCGATGCCGTCGTTAATGCCACTTTCCACGTTGAGCAGCCGCCGCAACCGCTCCGGCACCGCATCAAAGCGGAAAATCGCCGAGACGAAGATCGGGTCCGTCGGGCTCAGCACCGATCCCAGCAAAATGCCTTCGATCCAGTCGAAGCCGAGCAAATAGTGCGCCAGCGCGGCAATGCCGACGATCGTCAGCGGCATGCCGATAGCCAGCGCCCGCGTCACCAGCGCCCGCGCGCCGGGCGGCGACGGTTCGCCGCCCGCGCGCATGCCGTCGGTAAACAGCACGCTGAACAGTGCCAGCTCCGCCAGGATGCGCAACCATTGCGGCCCCAGTCCCGGCAGCGCTCCAAAGGCCCCGCGTCCGGCCAGCAACCCGGCAAACAAAAACAGCACCGTGGTCGACAGCACCGTGCGCTGCACCAGCGCAGAAATCAGCACCGCGATCACCAGCGTGATCGCGAAAACCAGCAGCAGGGTCACTCCGCTAGTGTACGAGTGCCCGCCACCAGTCCCGCATCCCCGGCCAAAAGCCGTGCTTCACCGGTGAACCGCCCCCCGAGGTGACAGCGGCGAGAACATCGCTCGCACGCAGCCGCTGCGCCATCGCTTCCCGCGCGAACAATTCGATGTACCCATCCGCCGCCAGGATCACCGTCGCCGGCACCGCAATGCCGCCCCGCTCGCGCCGGTTGTACAAATCCCACGCCTGCACCGTCGCCCGCGCCGGGTCACACAGCAGCGGAAAGCTCAATTCGAGATCCTGCCGCAGCTTCGCCGCTCGCGCCGGCGGATCCACCGACAGCGCCGCCAGCGGGTAACCGGCGCCCGCAAATGCCTCCGCATACCGTTGAAATGCCACCAACTGGTGGATACAAAACGGTCACCAGTAGCCCCGATAAAACAGCAGCACCAGCCCCCGCGACCCGCTCAGCGTAGCAATGCTTTGCGGCACGCCGGCGTGGTCGCTCACCTCAAGCCGTGGCGCCATTTCCCCCTTGCGGACCATATGCGATTCTAACCCCTTGCGCCCGTGACCCGTACAGGTTACCATGAGGGCATGAAGCAGGTAGGCATTGCCGATTTCAAGGCTCATCTCAGCCAATATCTGCGCGAGGCCCGTGAGGGTGAAGCAATTACGGTCACCGACCGCGGCACGCCGGTCGCGCGACTGGGGCCGGCGCAGGCTAACGGGATTCGCATCCGGAGCGGCAAGGGCGACTTGCGGGGGCTCCCGCTGCCGCCACCCAACGACGTCGACTTCGACGTAGTCGAAATGCTGCTCCAGGACCGCGGGCGGCGCTGATGGCGTTTCTATATCTGGATTCATCCGTCGTGTTGCGCTATGTCTACCGGCAACCAGGTTTTTTGGAGCTGGCAAAACGGAGGGAAACCGTGGTCGCCAGCCCGCTAACCGGCGTCGAGTGCTTGCGTTCCCTGGATCGCATTCGCCTGGAGCAGCCCCCGCAGCCGAGCTGGCAGACAAGGCGTGCTTTGCTCTCGCTGGTTTTGGATCACGTGCAGGAGATTGACCTCACGCGGGCGATTCTGACGCGCGCTGGCGGGCCACTGGCCGTGCCGCTGAAGGCGCTGGATGCAATTCATCTCGCCAGCGCCCTGTTCTGGCACGAGCTCCACGGCGGACTCGGATTCGCCACTCATGACCGCGCACTCGCCCGCGCCGCCCGCCTCTACGGCCTCCAGGTCGTCGGGATCACCGACTGAGCCGCCTTACTCCGTTCGCAGCGCCCGCATTGGGTCAGCGCGTGCCGCCCGCCGTGCCGGCAGCCAACAAGCCACCACCGCCGCCCCCGCCAGGACGCCGGTCGCCGCCGCCAGCGTCGCCGGATCGAGCGGGCTGAGGCCATAAAGTTGGCTGCCAATCAGCCCGCGTACCGCCCAAACCCCCGCCGCACCTATCCCCAGCCCGATAACCGTAAGCCTCAACCCCATCCCCAAAATCAGCCGATACAGGTCGCTCCGCTGCGCCCCCAGCGCTATCCGCACCCCCAGCTCCCGCTGGCGCTGCCGCACCGCGTACGCCATCAGTCCATACAGCCCCGTCGCCGCCAGCAGCAACGCCAATATTCCAAAGATGCCCGCCGTGCCCGCTGCCATCTCAGGCTGCTGACCCCAGTTGTCCCAGTTCGCCGTCAGCGGCTGCGCATCGCCCAGCGCGAGATCCCGGCTCACCTCAGTCAACTGCCGCCGCACCGCAGGCAGCAGCACCATCGGATCGCCTCGCGCCACGCGCACCGCCAGCGACAGCGACCAGACATCCGCGTCCTGCGCGTAGGGCAGGTATAGCGCCGCGTGCGTGGCGCTGCCAGGCGTCACGATATCGCCAACCACGCCTACAATCGTGCGCGGGCATGTTGTTGCCAATGTAGGGCTTCACGGCCATGCCGACGGCAGCCTCAGTTCGCAATGAAGGCATGGCTTGGCGCAGCTCGGCAACAAAGCGCTGGTTCACAACGACCACCGGAGCCGCCTTGACCGTATCGTGCTCGTCAAAACCATGCCCGCGCAGCATACGCATGCGCAGGCTGCGAAAATACCCAGGCGTCACTTGCACCACATCAAACCCGAAGCCGTGGCCACGCGGCATTGGCTTGCCGCCCGCTCCAGCCAGCGAATTGAGACTCCACATCCCGCTCCACGGCAGGGTGAAGCCGGCCGAGGCCGCGCTCACGCCCGGCAGCTCGCCCACACGATCCAGGAATTTGCGCACGACCTCCGCACGGCGGGCCAGCGGCATCGCCACGGGAAGCGTCAATTGCGCGGTCAGCACCTGGCGCGGATCGAATCCGGGATCGCGGTGCGCCATATGGTACAGCGTGCGGCCCAGCAATCCCGCAGCCGCTACCAGCACCAGCGCGATCGCAACTTCCGCGATCACCAGCACGCTGCGGCTCCGATGCGCTTCACGTCCTCCCGTGACACGAGCGTCGGCGGCGGCGGCCGCGCCACGGCTTGCCATCCAGGCTGGCCAGCAGCCGATCAGCACCATGGCGGCAACCCCCAGCGCCACGGTATAGCCCACAACCCTTCCGTCGAGAACCGGAGTGAACCCCGGAGCCTCCATCTGCCGGCCAAGCTCTAAAATCACCGGCCAGGCCAGCGCCATACCCGCAGCGCAACCCCCAATCGCAAGCATCGTGGTTTCGGCGAGCATACCCGCCATCAGGTCACGCGGCCGCGCTCCCAAAGCCACACGCGTGCGCAGCGCCGGCAACTGCGCCATGCCGCGCGCGATGCCCAAGCCCGCCAGGTTGGCGCAGGCGAGCAGCAACACTAAACCCGCCCCCACCCACAATAACTTCAACTCGGTGGCAAACGCTGCCACGAAGGTCTGCCGGAAACCCGAAACCCGGGCATCCGAATACATCCCGCCGTTGTGATGCTGCCGGCGCAGCGCGGCAGCAATCGCATCCAGATCGCGCGTGGCCTGTTCGGCCCTCACGCCGGGCCGCAGGCGCGCAATCGGCTCCAGGAATCTGAAGCCAGTCGACTGGCTCGGCGGCGCCAACCCCGGCTTCGCCTCCGCCCAGGCCGCCGCCGTGATCCAATAATCCTCGGCCATGCCCGGCGGAAACACGAAGCCGCGCGGCGCCACGCCCACCAGCACGAACTCATGGCCCGAAATATGGAGCACACGACCCAATGCCGCGGCCCCGCCGCCAAAGCGCCGCTCGAACAGGCGATGGCTGATCACTATGGCGTCGACCCCGTCATCGGCGTGCGGGCGATCTTCGCCGCGCCGGAAAAATCGTCCGACGGCTGGCCGTATGCCCAACAGCGAAAACAAATTGGCCGAAACGATCATGCCCGTCAAATGCACCGCCTGCCCACGTCCGGTGAGCACGCCATCGGCCCCGCCCCACGCCGCCATTGCGCTAAAGCTATGGTTCTGGTCGCGCCAGGCTCGAAACTGCGGATAGGAGATGCCGGCCCAACGATGCGCGCGGCTGGAGCCCTGTGCGATGACCAACTCTTGCGGCTGGACATAAGGCAGCGGCCGCAGCAGCAAGGCGTCGGTCACGCTAAAGATAGCCGCGTTGGCAGCAATCGCCAACGCCAGCGTAATGATCACCGCCGCGGCGTAGCCCGGCGAGCGCCGCAGCGAGCGTGCTGCCAGACGCAGATCGCGCCCCCAGTGCTCCATCCATGAGAACCGCCGCGCGTCGCGCCACAGCGAGCGGATTTGATCTTCCCCGCCCAGCCTCAACCGCGCCGCCCGCCGCGCCGTCTCGGGCGCCAGCCCCTGCCGCTCGTACTCGGCCGTCAGCTCCGCCAGATGCTGCGCCAGCTCCTCCCGCAGCCGGCCCTCGTCAGCCACGTTCGCCTCCCGCCAGCACCCGCGCCATCAGCGCCGCCATCTGCCGCCATTCGCGGGTTTCGTTGCTCAACTGCTTCCGCCCAGCCGCGGTGAGCGAGTAGTAGCGCGCCCGCCGGTTATTTTCACTCGCCCCCCACTCCGACCGTATCCAGCCCCTCTGCTCCAGCCGCAGCAGTGCCGGATACAGCGTGCCCTGATTAATCGCCAGCAGATCTTCGGAGACCTGCTCGATGCGCCGTGCGATGCCGTAGCCGTGCAGCGGCCCCAGCGTCTCCAGCGTCTTGAGCACCAAAAGATCCAGCGTCCCGCGCAACACGCCGGGGGCGGGCTGGGGCTGCTGGGGCCCCCGGCCCGACCCGGCGTCAAGCGGGTCGCGTGGCGCAGCCACGCGGGGCCCCGCGCCTGTGATTCGATCGGCTTTGCTTTCTCCCATCGGATCTCCTTTAGAAAGCCAACAGAAGGGAGTGTACGTGCCTTTCTGTAGGAAGTCAACAGGAAGTGGCACGTGCCCCACCCGCCGCCTTATTACCGCTCCAATTCCGGACCCGCGCAGGTATCGAACCCCGCTGACTGCTTACCGCTGATCGCTGACCGCCGTCAGAGGGTCGCCCGGCTTGGCCGGGTGGGGCGAGCCACTCGACGATGCAAGCAACCCGCACCTTAGGAGCATGTCTCTCACATTGCAGCTTCTCCCATGCCCGTAATCACCGAACGGCGCGTCCACCACCGTCCGCTGCCGCACCTGCCTGCCCACACCCCCGGCGGAACCGTGCAGGCGGTCGGCACCGGCATCATCACCGGCGCCGCCGACGACGATCCCTCGGCAATCGGCACGTATGCCAGCGCCGGTGCAGCGTTCGGCCCCGGAATCCTCTGGGCTGCTCCGGTGCTGTTTCCGCTGATGACGGTGGTCATGTACCTGGCCGCCAAAATCGGCCACGTCTCCGGCGTCGGTTTTGCCGCCGTAATCAGGCAGCACTACCCGCGATGGATCCTGACCACCGTGGTTGTGGCCATCGTAGCGGGCAACGTTATTGAGGCAGCGGCGGATCTGGGCGGCGTGGGAGCGGCCTTACACCTCCTCAGTCCCCTGCCGGGGCTGTTCTGGGTTCTGCCGATAGCCGCTGGCATTTTAGCCATTCAGCTATTCGGCTCCTATACCTGGATCCGCAACGCGTTCCGCTGGCTCGCCCTCGCCCTGCTGGCCTACATTGGTTCGGCATTGCTGGCGAAGCCGGATTTGCTGCAGACGGTAAAAGCCACTCTCGTCCCACAGATCCATTGGAATCGAGATTACCTGGCGGTGCTGGTCGCCATGATCGGCACCTCGGGATCGACTTATCTTTACGGCTGGCAGGCCAGTCAACAGGTCGAAGAGGACATCTCCATGGGACGGCGCCGCCTCAGCGACCGTACGTCCACCACTTCGGCTACCACCCTCAAATCCTTGGCATGGGACGTTGTCCTGGGGATGTTTTTCAGCGTCGTGATCATGTATTTCATCTTGCTGTCTACCGCCGCCACAATCTATCCCACGCGCTGGGGCAGCATTCACACCGCTGCAGAGGCGGCGCAGGCACTGGCGCCCCTGGCCGGACACGCTGCCGGCGTTCTGTTTGCGGTGGGGGTCATTGCGGTCGGCTTTTTGGCCATTCCGGTGATGACAATAGGCGCGGCCTACGTCGTCTGTGACGCGGCCGGATGGAAGAGCGGCCTTTCGGCCAAGCGCAAGGATGCGCCCCAGTTCTACTGGATCATCACCGCGGTCATGATCGTCGCCGCAGGGCTGAATTATCTGGGCATGAATCCCATCCACGCGCTCATCGCCGCCGGCATTGTGCAGGGCTTTTTGGCTCCCGGCCTGATGCTGCTGTTGCTGCTGATTACCTGCAACCCCCGCATCATGGGCCCGTGGACGAACTCCCGCTGGGTGACTGTGGTGGCCGGCCTGGCCGCGCTGGCTTCGGCCGCCGCGGCAGTCGCCCTGATTGTCAGCCTGCACTGATGGCCGCGAGGAACTGTTCCGCAACCACCGCCGCCTCGAACTTCCGCACGTGGCGGCGCGACGCCGCAGCCATCTGCTCCCGCAAGCGAGCATCCGCCAAAAGACGCTGGAGAGCATCGGCTAGCTCGCCGGGATCACCGGGGGCAAACAGCAGCGCGTTCGTCCCTTCCGCTACGACCTCTGGAATTGCCGCCGCGCGTGCCGCGACGATGGGAAGACCCGAAGCCATGGATTCCAACAGCACGATCCCGAACCCCTCCTGACGGCTGGGCAGGCAGAAAACATCGGCATTGCGATACTCCTGCAGCAGCGCAGCTCGAGGGATGTGGCCGAGGAAGCTTGCGCGACCGCCCATCCGCTCGAGCCGCTTGCGCTCGGGACCATCACCTACAATGCGCAGCCGCACGCTCTCCGGCAACCGGCTCGTCGCCCGCAGCAGCGTACCGACATCTTTGCGCGGGTACAAATGCGCAACACAGAGGATGGTGAGCGGCCGGTCGGGAACCACCGGCGCCTGCTCCAACTCGCGCTCCCACGCGCCAACATCGAGCATTTCGGCAACCACGCGGATGCGGTCGGCCGGCACGCCGTAACGCCGCTCGATTGCGGCGGCGGCGTAGCGGCTGGTGGTCAGCACGCGGTGGGCTTGGCGCACGCGCCGGCGCTCCAGCCGCGATTGCATCCAGAGCCGGACCCGGGGAACCCCGTGCTCGAATTGCATTTCTTCCGCCAGCACGCCTTTGATGCAGGCAATCCGCGAGCGCGGCACAAACAGGCCATCCCAATCGAAGCCGATCACCGCCGCGCCCTCCGGCCAGGCCTGGCCCCGCAGGCGCCAGTTGAACGCCAGCCTCCGCCAGGCCGAGGGCGACGCGGCCGCGGGCGCGACCAGTTCCACCCGCGAACCCAGCGCGCGTAGCGACGCCTGCAGCGCCGCAATGCCCACAAACGTCCCGCTTCCCTGCCGCACATTCGCCGCCGTCCCGCTCACGAAAACGAGGTCCGGCACGGCTTTCATCTGGCTCGCTTGCATTAGCTAACTTCCTAGTCCATTATCAGCCTATGGCCGTACCCAAGCGTGCGAAGAAGAAGTCCGAGTACAACGTGCATGAGGCCAAAACGCAGCTTTCCCGGCTGCTCGCCCGCGCCGAAAAAGGCGAAACCATCACCATCGCCCGCGCCAACCGTCCCGTCGCCCGCCTCGTCCCTCTGCCCCAGTTACGCAAGTGGGGGACCGAAAGGGGCAGGATCTGGATCGCGCCCGACGCCTTTGACCCCGACCCGGAGCTGGAAGACATCATGTACAACGGCCCGGTATTTCCCGAAACGTGAAGGCCCTGATCGACTCGCACGCGTTTCTGTGGGCGCTCGAAGGAAATCCGCGGCTCGGCCCGGAAGCGCGCGGTGTGCTCGACGGTGGGGGAAATGAGCTCTACCTCAGCTTGGTGAGCATCTGGGAGCTAGCCATCAAGGCCAGCGCAGGCAAGCTCGATTTGCCGCAGCCCGCCTCGCGTTATCTCGAGCGCGAAGCGGCCGCAAGGGATGTAACGCTACTGCCCCTGCGGGTTGCTTACGTGCAGCAAATGGAGCTTCTACCCTTTTATCACCGTGATCCCTTTGACCGCATGCTGGTGGCGCAGGCCCTGGTCGAAGACCTGGTGCTGCTCACCGTCGACCGCCAGCTCGCGCGCTACGGCGTGCGCGTCATTTGGTGAGGCCCACTTTGAGCTTCACCGGCGCCTCGCCGGCCGCCACCAGCTTGCGATTGAACGCCGCCAGCGGACCCGACTGAATCTCCTGGAACCGCGCCAGCACCTGCTCGAGTTTGGTGCTGAGTGCATGGACGACCGCATACGTCTGGTCCGTCGGCCGCGCATCGTAGCTGCCCTCGATCACACCCATCAGATGGCCGATGCGATTGTTGAGCTTGATCGGGAAGTTCAGCGGATCCTCCGAAGCATGGCTCTTCGTTTGATAGATCGTGTGCTCAATGTTCGTGAGCTGCGCCACCAGAGCGTCGCCATCAGCCTTGAGCGCGGCGTCCTGAGCGATGCGGTCCTGCACCTGCGGCCGCAGCGCCCGCACATCGATCACCGCCTGATTCGCCCGGCTCTCGGCCGCAACCACCTGCTGGTCGAGGTCAAACTGCGCCTTGAGATCTTCCATCGTCGCGCTGCTATGCGGATTCGGCAGCACGGTGAAATGCACCGCCTGCGGCGCGCCGCCATCGACGCTGAGTTCAGCGCGGTAGCCGCCCGGCAGCGCGATAGGACCGTTGGTAATGTTAGCGCCCCACAGCACCATGCCCTTAAACGTCGTGGCGCCGGGATAGCGCAGATCCCACGTGAACTGGCTAATGCCGGCTTGGGTCGCCGGCGCTGCCGGCGCGCGGCGGAAGAAGCTCTCCTCCGCGGGCGCGTGCTTGCCCGGCTTGGCGCTAGTGTAGGTTTGAACCGTCCGGCCGTTGGCATCGAGAATCGTGATCTTCACCTGATGCGCCGCCTCCGGCAGGTAATAGCTCAGAGTCAGCCCGCGCCCACCGCGCGCCGCCGCCCGCGGCGTGAACAGATGCGGCGCATCCGCGCTGGCCACCGCCGGCGTGAGCTGCCGCAGGTAATCCATATTCCGCAGCGACCAGAAGCCCCGGCCCATGGTCGAAATCACCACGTCGTGCGCCGCCAGCTCGATGTCGGAAACCTGCTCATCCGGCATATTCAGCCGCAGCGATTGCCACTGGTCGCCGTTATCGAACGAAATATAAATCCCGTGCTCGGTGCCGGCATACAGCAGCCCGGGGCGCTTGAGGTCCGCCCGCACGGCGTGAACGTAATCGCCCGGCGCGATGCCCTTGACGATTTTCGTCCAGCTCTTGCCAAAGTCGGTGGTCCGAAAAATGTAGGGCGCGCGATCATCCTGCAAATAACGTTCGACCGCGGCATACGCCGTGCCCGCCGTGGTCGGCGAGGCCTCGATCAGACTGACGCGCCCCAGGTGCGGCATGTCCGGCGGGGTGACGTTGGTCCAGCTTTTCCCACGGTTGCGGGTAATGTAAATCAGCCCGTCGTCCGAGCCGGTCCAGATCACGCCCGCCACTTTGTGTGAGGGCGCGATGGTGAAAATGGTCGCGTAAACTTCCGGACCGTTCATGTCGTGCGTAATCGGTCCGCCGCTGTCGCCCAGCGTGGCCGGGTCATGCAGCGTCAAATCCGGACTGATTTTCGTCCAGCTCTGGCCTTCGTCCGTCGTCATCCAGAGGTGCTGGGACGAAGTGTAAAGAATGTGCGCATCGAAGTTGTCAAACACAATCGGGAAGGTCCACTGCCACCGCTCCGGCAGCGCCGACGACGGTTCCCCGGAGAAAAAGCGCGGGTACGGCTCGACGTCGCGGCACTCGCCCGAGCGCCGGTCGCAGCGGCTGAGCAGCGCCCCCTGGCTGCCCGCATAGAAGATGTTGGGGTCGGTTGGGCTCGGCGCGATGTAGCCGCTTTCCCCACCCCCCACGTCATAGCCCGCTGCCCACATCCCGCTGCCGCCGAACCGGCGTGGCGGCGTCGATTGTACGCAAATCGTGCCGTCGTCCTGCTGGGCGCCGCAAACCTGGTAGGGATCATCTTTCGTCAGCGCCACGTGATAAAGTTGCGCCGTCGAGTAGGTCTCCGGACTCCAGCTCTGCCCGTCGTTCGTGGTCACCGTCGCGCCGCTGTCGTTGCTCACGACCATGCGCTGATCGTTGTTGGGATCGATCCAAACCGCGTGCGTATCCCCGCCTCGCACCCGCTTCCAGCTCACTCCGCCATCGGTGGATTTATAGAACCCGACGTTGCCGGCGTAGACGACATCCTTCTTCTGCGGGTCGGCGAAGATATTGCTGAAGTAGAAGGCACGCTGCCGCACCGTATCCTCACTGTTCACCCGCTTCCAGGTCGCCCCGGCGTCGTCCGAGCGGAACACGCCGCCATCGCGCGCTTCCACCAATGCGTAGAGCCGGTTGGAATCGACCCCGCTCACCGTGATCCCGATCT
Protein-coding regions in this window:
- a CDS encoding arginine--tRNA ligase — its product is MYLALEQSLGEAVRAHLRQRYDFEPAQWVVEQPPRPELGEFALPFCFELAKQQRRAPRQLAQEIAAELALPPGFARLEVAGAGYLNFYVDRLAAARSAFSVTEPAAARSQPGNPKVIVEHTNINPNKAAHIGHLRNAVLGDTWVRLLRGRGEHVEVQNLQDNTGVQVADVVAAFIHLAEPSTVEAAAARVEAALAGPGVRFDYLCWDQYAAISQRYADDEAALKTWRPDTLHAIEAGDNPVAALADRISTAIARAHLQTMQRLGIAYDLLPRESEILQLHLWDHAFRLLQERQAIRLETEGKNAGCWVMDRPGTETAEGEEDTKVIVRSNGTVTYVAKDIAYQLWKFGLLPLEFGYTPFYQYPNRHIAWRTALARDPAAPAFGRAGWVFNVIDTRQTYLQDVVVDGLRALGYAQQAEHSVHFSYEMVALSPACAAELGYAAAEGEKRVDVSGRKGTGVKADDLLDRLQARTHEEVAKRHPDMPAAAQRDAADAIAIGALRYFLLKFTRNTVIVFDFKEALNFEGETGPYVQYAAVRAQSILDKAGSAPDATFQQSWSHYLNEPDHWNLLWLAAGLEQAARNAVEAREPAMLAKYAFELARAFNTYYHHHPVLQEPDADKRAFLLAIVRLTQRRLAEALQLMGVRVPLAM
- a CDS encoding sodium:proton antiporter, which translates into the protein MTLLLVFAITLVIAVLISALVQRTVLSTTVLFLFAGLLAGRGAFGALPGLGPQWLRILAELALFSVLFTDGMRAGGEPSPPGARALVTRALAIGMPLTIVGIAALAHYLLGFDWIEGILLGSVLSPTDPIFVSAIFRFDAVPERLRRLLNVESGINDGIALPLVVIFLGELALQPASLGMVAVELAAGVGIGIVIPWLAIRLEASRFFGAAGILRPLNAFAIGLLVLAVSWRVHANIFLAAFAAGIAVARFNPEVRAAFHEFGEGVTELLKLAAILIFGLQMAPNLFLPLSGAAIAFVLLSLAAVRMVAIEIAMIGSALSRGETLAAGWFGPKGFGSVVYGLMILELATPAAEDMAHLVGLVIMLSIVVYSSTDILIARWFERRATSPAVPERP
- a CDS encoding redoxin domain-containing protein; this encodes MHQLVAFQRYAEAFAGAGYPLAALSVDPPARAAKLRQDLELSFPLLCDPARATVQAWDLYNRRERGGIAVPATVILAADGYIELFAREAMAQRLRASDVLAAVTSGGGSPVKHGFWPGMRDWWRALVH
- a CDS encoding type II toxin-antitoxin system prevent-host-death family antitoxin produces the protein MKQVGIADFKAHLSQYLREAREGEAITVTDRGTPVARLGPAQANGIRIRSGKGDLRGLPLPPPNDVDFDVVEMLLQDRGRR
- a CDS encoding PIN domain-containing protein; protein product: MAFLYLDSSVVLRYVYRQPGFLELAKRRETVVASPLTGVECLRSLDRIRLEQPPQPSWQTRRALLSLVLDHVQEIDLTRAILTRAGGPLAVPLKALDAIHLASALFWHELHGGLGFATHDRALARAARLYGLQVVGITD
- a CDS encoding FtsX-like permease family protein, translated to MTPGSATHAALYLPYAQDADVWSLSLAVRVARGDPMVLLPAVRRQLTEVSRDLALGDAQPLTANWDNWGQQPEMAAGTAGIFGILALLLAATGLYGLMAYAVRQRQRELGVRIALGAQRSDLYRLILGMGLRLTVIGLGIGAAGVWAVRGLIGSQLYGLSPLDPATLAAATGVLAGAAVVACWLPARRAARADPMRALRTE
- a CDS encoding FtsX-like permease family protein; this encodes MADEGRLREELAQHLAELTAEYERQGLAPETARRAARLRLGGEDQIRSLWRDARRFSWMEHWGRDLRLAARSLRRSPGYAAAVIITLALAIAANAAIFSVTDALLLRPLPYVQPQELVIAQGSSRAHRWAGISYPQFRAWRDQNHSFSAMAAWGGADGVLTGRGQAVHLTGMIVSANLFSLLGIRPAVGRFFRRGEDRPHADDGVDAIVISHRLFERRFGGGAAALGRVLHISGHEFVLVGVAPRGFVFPPGMAEDYWITAAAWAEAKPGLAPPSQSTGFRFLEPIARLRPGVRAEQATRDLDAIAAALRRQHHNGGMYSDARVSGFRQTFVAAFATELKLLWVGAGLVLLLACANLAGLGIARGMAQLPALRTRVALGARPRDLMAGMLAETTMLAIGGCAAGMALAWPVILELGRQMEAPGFTPVLDGRVVGYTVALGVAAMVLIGCWPAWMASRGAAAAADARVTGGREAHRSRSVLVIAEVAIALVLVAAAGLLGRTLYHMAHRDPGFDPRQVLTAQLTLPVAMPLARRAEVVRKFLDRVGELPGVSAASAGFTLPWSGMWSLNSLAGAGGKPMPRGHGFGFDVVQVTPGYFRSLRMRMLRGHGFDEHDTVKAAPVVVVNQRFVAELRQAMPSLRTEAAVGMAVKPYIGNNMPAHDCRRGWRYRDAWQRHARGAIPALRAGRGCLVAVAGGARGARRSDGAAACGAAAVD
- a CDS encoding PadR family transcriptional regulator encodes the protein MGESKADRITGAGPRVAAPRDPLDAGSGRGPQQPQPAPGVLRGTLDLLVLKTLETLGPLHGYGIARRIEQVSEDLLAINQGTLYPALLRLEQRGWIRSEWGASENNRRARYYSLTAAGRKQLSNETREWRQMAALMARVLAGGERG
- a CDS encoding divalent metal cation transporter encodes the protein MPVITERRVHHRPLPHLPAHTPGGTVQAVGTGIITGAADDDPSAIGTYASAGAAFGPGILWAAPVLFPLMTVVMYLAAKIGHVSGVGFAAVIRQHYPRWILTTVVVAIVAGNVIEAAADLGGVGAALHLLSPLPGLFWVLPIAAGILAIQLFGSYTWIRNAFRWLALALLAYIGSALLAKPDLLQTVKATLVPQIHWNRDYLAVLVAMIGTSGSTYLYGWQASQQVEEDISMGRRRLSDRTSTTSATTLKSLAWDVVLGMFFSVVIMYFILLSTAATIYPTRWGSIHTAAEAAQALAPLAGHAAGVLFAVGVIAVGFLAIPVMTIGAAYVVCDAAGWKSGLSAKRKDAPQFYWIITAVMIVAAGLNYLGMNPIHALIAAGIVQGFLAPGLMLLLLLITCNPRIMGPWTNSRWVTVVAGLAALASAAAAVALIVSLH